In Thermococcus gorgonarius, the genomic window GGGGGATATACTCAGAAGACTTCTCAAGGGACTACTCATGTTCACCGGGTATGCTAAGCGTTCACGCGGAAGATCCGGAAGAGATAAGAAAACACCCGGAAAGGCCTCCCTCAGCCGAGATTGTGGCCGTTAAGAAGCTTATCAGACTAGCGGAAAGCCTAAAAAAACCTGTGAACATATGCCACGTCTCAACAAATGGGGCAATGGAGGCAATACTATCAAAGAAACTCCCCCGGGTAAGCTTTGAGGTTACCCCACACCATCTCTTTTTGACTGAAAAAGACTACAGAAAAAACCCTCTCCTCAAGGTGTACCCCCCTCTAAGGGATGAAGAGCACCGGCGGTATCTCTGGGAAAACTTCTCAAAGATACCGATAATAGCCAGCGACCACGCACCACACACCCTGGAGGACAAGACCAATGGAGCAGCCGGTATCCCGGGCCTCGAAACGGAGGTTCCGCTTCTCCTAGATGCAGTCAACAAAGGGTTTCTTACCCTCCAGGACATTGTGGAAAAGATGAACGAGAATCCAATAAGGATATTTGGAATAAAGGGAAAGGGCTTCAAATTGGGAGCAGACGCAGATTTTATCATTGTTGACATGAAAAGGGAGTGGACGGTCAGGGCCGACGATCTATACACCAAAGCTGGATGGACTCCCTGGGAGGGAAAGAGGCTTAGAGGAAAGGTAACAACGACTATTCTTAGAGGGGAAGTCGTTATGGAAGAAGACACCATTGTTGAAAAGCCCATGGGGGTGCGGCTTAATGTACACCGTAACGGAGATAGTGGAAGCGTGGGAAGTAGCTAAGAACGTTAAGGCCTTCAGATTCAAGGAGGCGTTTGAATTTACACCAGGCCAGTTCGTAATGGTCTGGCTACCCGGAATCGGAGAAAAACCCTTCAGTCTGGCAGACAGGGATCTTATAGTGGTCAAGAAGGTGGGCCCCTTCACATCGGAGCTTTTCAAGAGGGAAGAGGGGGAAAGACTCTGGATAAGGGGGCCGTACGGGAAAGGCTTCAAGCCGGTGGGCAAAAACGTGGGGCTTATAGCCGGGGGAATTGGAATACCCCCGATATACGCGCTCTCCAAGACCTGGCGGGAGAAGTTCGAAAAAATCACGCTGATCTACGGGGCAAGGAGCAGGGAAGAACTTGCCCTCTTAGATATTGAGAACCACGTAGACGAGCTAATTGTAACGACAGACGATGGTTCAGCCGGAATAAAAGGATTCCCCACAGACGTTCTAAAGAGAAAGAAGGAAGAATTCGACCAGGTTTATGCCTGCGGACCTGAAGGGATGCTGCTAGCAGTTCTTGAAGTTATGAACTATCACAAAACTCAGGTTTCAATGGAGAGGTACATGAAATGCGGAATCGGAGTCTGCGGCAGCTGCAATCTCGGAAAGTATCTGGTGTGCAGAGACGGTCCTGTGTTCAGAGCAGAGGTGCTAGAAGACGTTTTCAGGAAGACTTAAATCGTTCAAGCAACAAATTAAGAATCTGAGTGGTGGATTATGGTAAGGGAAGAACTGATAGTGGATAAAGAGGGCATCAGGGAAGATCTTCTTAACTGGCATATAAAGGAAGTTGCAGAATTGGCTGCAAAATATGACAAAATGTTCAAAATAGTGAAAGAGCTGCTCCACGATAAAAATCCACTCATCAGGGCCAACGCCCTCCAAACTTTGAAGGATATGGTAAAAAAAGGTAACCTTGATCAAAAAAGATAGAGGCCGTTTTGGATGACATAATAGACCTGCTAAAAGACTACAACGAGAGGGTCTCCCTGAAAGCAATTGAAACTCTGAACTTGATTCTCGAAAAGGGCGAACTAAATGAGAAGGACTACGAAAAGGTAACGGATGCCCTAATGGAAATCGTGAAGAAGGGAATGCCAATTCTAAGCGAGTACGCTGCCGAAGGGCTGGGTGAGATAGGAGCTAAAGCCCTCAAGGCTGTCAGGAAATTAATAGGATGGCTTTTCAACCTCATAAGATCCTCAGAAGACAGGCAGGTTCAGAGTGCTGCCATAGCGGCACTCACTGAGATAGCATACAGAACTGAGGATAAAACCGTTTTTAACGAAATATTTGACAAGATGACTGACCTTCTCGGCCATCTTGATCCCTATATCCAGGAGAGGGCTCTCTCGTCCATAGACAGGCTCACGGGAAGGGCGGAATTACTGACAAAGAGGAACAAGATAAAAGCCCTTCAGAAAATTAAAGAAATCAGTGGAAACGTCCGCACGGCCTCAAAGGCAAACCTGATTATGGAGAAGCTGGAGAAGCTCACAGGGGAGGAGGAAATATTAACAATCGAAGACGTCAGAAAGAAACTGGAAATAGCCGAATATGGGCCAGAAGACGTTGAAAAGCTTCTCGACTCCGGTAAAGCTGACGTAGTTGCAGAACTGGCAAAAATGGATCCGATAGTAGTGTCAAAAGTGATAGAGCTCCTGGAATCGGAGGATCCAACACGAAGAGCAGATGCCCTATGGGTCATCTCAAAGATAGTTTCAGTGCTGACACCAACGGACGCCTATTCAATACTCCCTGTTCTCGGGGAGTTCCTCAAAAGTAGAAACCCCTGGATCAGAAAAACCGCGGCTGAAACCATGGCCGAAATCTACGTTCTCTATCCCGGAACCGCCCAGTTCTTCACGTCTCTGCTTAACGTCCTCCTGAGCTCGGGCAAGCCAACTGACACGGAAGGGGCACTTGAACTGATCTATGCCCTCCAGAAAAAGTTACTCGATCCCGAGTTCAGCAAGGCGACGATACGCGTTCTCGTGGATTTGATAAAAAGGAAAGAAACGAGAGGCGTCGCCCTCAAGTTCATAGCCAGAGAGGCCCAGGAGCTCATCAACATGGACTACGAAGCCCTCACTACTCTAAAGAAAGCCTTCAAAGAAGTATATGGGGACGAAGGAGGAAAATACGACAACCTGGTAGGGGCAATAATAGACGTTGTTGATGACCTACTAAAGCTCAAATCTCAGAGCAGTTAAACCCATTGTTCTCAACCTTTTGTTCTGGAAATCCCTTTAAGCTGTCTCTCCAACCTTAAACGGTGACGGTAATGGAGAGCGGAGACGTTGAGGTTAAACTTAAAGAGATTGAGGAACTCCTCGAAAGGCTTGGGAAGGAACACCCCAAGGAGATATCGGCCTTCTCACGGTTCCTCCGCGAGACCCTGGACAACAAGGCCCTGACGACGAGGGAAAAGGAGCTCATAGCAGTTGCCCTTGGAATAGCGGCGGGCTGTGAGTGGTGCATCTACCTCCACACCCAGAAGGCCCTCGAAGCCGGAGCAAAGTCCGAGGAGCTGATAGAAGCTGGTCTCGTCGCCGTCCTGATGGCCGGCGGTCCGGCACTGATGCACCTCATACCGCTCATGAAGGCCATAGAGAAGTTTAAGAAGGAGTGATCACTCCCCCGTCAGCTTGAGGATAGCCTCCGCTATGTCCCCTTTCGTTTCTTTCAAGGCCTTGAGCGCGGTTTCTCTGTCAACACCGGCCTGCTCCATAACGAGCTGAACGTCTTCCTCAGGAATCTCAAGGACTTCCCTCACTTCCTCGCTTCCCGGGACAATCTGGTAGGTCTTCTCACCTTGGACGACCATGACGGTAACTGCTGGCTCTTTGAGAACTATTTCCTTCCCTTCAAACCTTAAAACAACTTCCTTAACGCCCTCAAGCTCCTCCATCTTTATGCCAAGCTGGCGCATGAGCTTCTTCATCTGCCTGGGGTTCATTCCCATCATCATGACCACCTGAAGAGAATTGAGGGAGGATTTTAAAAAGGTTGGGAAACTACGATTGCTCCCCTCCAAAGGTAGCCTTCAGAAGACTCGGGGTTATCAGCGTGCTCAGGAATATCATTAGGATTATCACAACGTAGGCATCTGGTCCCACTATGCCCTCCTTCAGCGCTATGGCGAGCATGGCAAGCTCTACACCCATCCTCGGTATCATACCGACGCCTATTCTCAGGGCAGACTTTGAATTTAAACCTGCCACCAACGCTCCAAGACCGCAACCTATGATCTTGCTGAGTATTGCGACGACGCTGAAGAGCAGGGCGAAGAGGCCAACTGAGGAGAGGTTCTTAAGCGGGATGTTCATGCCGACGTCGACGAAGAAGAGCGGGACGAAAAGGGAGTGCGCAATCACCCTCGTGTGCTCGAATATCGGCTTTCTAAACTCCGTCTCGCTGAGTGCAAGGCCAAAGAGATAAGCCCCGAGGATAGATGCTAGGTTCATGTGCTCTGCAAGGTATGCGAAGGCAAAGAGCGAGGCCATCGAGAGGGTAACCGTCGAGTCCGCGAAGCCTATCCTGACGACCTTTCTCAGGAGATAGTCCATAATTCCTGGAACGGCGTAGACCATTAAGACAAGAAAGAGGAGAACCATCAGGAGTATCTCGGCTATTCCTACGGCATTCACACCACCCTCCCCGAGGGCAGATATGACGATGGTCAGGACGATGATGCCGAGTATGTCGTCCACTATCGCGGCGGTGAGTATCGTGTTACCTTCAACCGTCTTCAGCTTGTCCAGCTCCATAAGGACTCTAACGGTCAGGCTCACACTCGTTGGAGTTGTTAAAGCGCCGTACAGGAGGGCCTGTTGAAAGCCCTTGAAGGGATACGCTATGCCAAAACCCATCAGAAAAGCCACAAGGACACCTATTCCAGCAACGGAGATGCCAGCTTTCCCTGCCTCCTTGAGTTCATCGATACTGCTTTCCAAACCGGCCAGAAAGAGGAGCATGAGGACGCCTATCATTGAGATGTCCTTAACTTCCTCCGTGGGAGGCATGGTTATTCCAAGAAGTATTCCCCCGACTATCTGGCCGAGAACCACGGGCTGGTTTATTCTGGCAAAGATCCAGCCGAAGATCTCAGCCGTTGCGAGCATGGCAGCTATGTAGAGTATCAACTCGGGCTCCACGGTCATCACCGCGCGAATACCCTAAGGAGCCTTATGACGCTCTGAGCCGAGAATGTTCCAACGACCTTCTTATTCTCGACCACAGGGAACTGCCTAACACCCGTTTCAAGTATCATTCCTAAAGCGTAGCCGAGGGTGTCCCTGGGTGACAAAGTTATCGGCCTTGGATTCATTATTTCCTTCACCGGCCTGTCCCAGTCAAAGTGGGCCTCTTTGAGGGCGTCCATACCCACGAGAACGTAATCCATCGGCGGGACTATGAGGTTGATTATCTCATCGACTGAGATGAAGCCGAGAAGCTTTCCGGCCTCGTCGGTGACGACGGCGCAGGTTCTGTGTTCGAGCCCCTTGATAAGGTCTTCAATCCTGTCATCAGGCGAAAGCCTGAGGAATTTCTCGTCCATAACGAGCTTCAGGGGCATCTTGGAGAGCTTGACGATGTTGAGCTTCGGCTTTTCCTCGTTCTCACTGGCCATCGCTAACACCTCCGATTAGCTTGGATTGGAGCCCAAAGTTTAAAACTTTTTAGGGGAGCCAGGAAGAGTGAGATTATGCCAACCTTCAGAACATTCTAGAGAACCGTCAGAACAACCGCGATTTCGACAAAATTAAGAAAATAAAGAGGGTCTTTTAGCTTACTCACCCTTCTCCTCAGGGAAATTTGATGTCTCCTCGTTGGCCTTCATAATTTTCTGCCGGTACTCCTCGTACTTCCTTCTAGCTTCTTCCGCCTTCTCCTTCTCGCCTAGATATTCATAGGCTTCAGCCACGTGCTTCCACCACATCGGGTCTTCTTCGGCCTCTTTCAGACAGTATTCGAGGAACTTCTGATAGGCCTCTCTAGCGAGCTCCTCCATTCCAAGTTTGCGCGCTATGTTGCCGACATCTTCCCAGAAGACGCCCTCCTCTTCCGCCTCCTTCTTGTAGTACTCAAGGGCCTTCTCCCAGGCCTCTCTGGCCTTCTCCTCGTTTCCGAGCTCCTCGTAGAGCTTTGCCACGTCCTCCCAGAACCAGGGCTCCTCTTCTGCGTAGCGCTCCAAAGCCTTAGCCGCTCTCTCCATATTTCCAGCCTTCTTCCAGTACTCATGGGCCTCCTTGAGGTAGTAGGTGTCCTTCTCCTTCTCGTAAAGCTGCTCGTAGATTTCAGCGGCTTTTTCATACTTCCCGGCCTTTTCATAGGCCCAGGCGGCGCTCTCAAGCCAGCCAAGCTTGAGGTACATTTCAGCGGCCTTCAGGTAGTTTCCGGCCTTCTCGTACTTTCTGGCGGCCTGCTTATACTTGCCGGCTTTTTCAAGGCTCTCGGCGCTCTTAAAGCGGTCAACCAGTCCGAGGTCTGGCTCGCTGATGTACCAGATTCCGAAGGCAATCACCGCGATGAAGAACACGATAATTCCAGCCACGACGTTGAGCTTCTGCCAGGTGGCGCTCAGATAAAGGCCATAGCCACTTATAGCCGTGAAGATGGCGAGTATCGCTCCATACTTCCAGCTCTCGGCGTAGAGCGTTAGGGCCGTGAAAAACAGCAGCATCAGCGTGACGCCGAGAAACCCGAGTGTGAGTATCACCTGGAGCAGTAGCTTCCAGCCGCCATACCAGACTATACCCACCGCTATGGCTATTACAGCTATCAGAAAACCTGTGAGGTAAGCCTTCAGCTTGTCCATTCTTTCACCCCCTCAATTTCCAGCAGGAACTTCTTTTCCTCAATCCCGGAGCTGTAATAACCTATTCCGTTTTTTGCAACGACTCGATGGCAGGGAACCACTATCGGATAGGGGTTTCTCCTCATGGCCCCCCCGATGGCTCTGGGGGACGTTCCGAGTACTTTTGCCAGACTACCGTACGTTATAACGGAGCCTCTTTTAACGTTTTTTGTAAGCCACTCGTAAACCCTTCTCTCAAACGCCGTGACCCCCTCAAAGGAGAGCTCAGACAAGAGATGCTCGTTGTCGAGTTCCCCCACTATTACCTTAAAGATTTTCTCGGGGTAATCACTTGGCCGAATGTCAAGGGAAACGTTAATCCCCCTTTTGATCAGATAGTTTGCCAACGAGTTTATCCGCTCAATCAGTGTTTTCCTGTCGAAGGCAAACGCTGTCCCGTAAATCCTTCCGGAAAAGAGAACCCCGATCCAAACTTCCCGGTCATTAACCCGGAACTTCTCAACGCTCAGCATTCGCATTCCTCCAGCTTTTTAACAGCCCTTCTTAGGGGACCTATGAGGGTGTGAACCTCCCTCCCGTACAGAAAAGCCTTTCCAAGGGACTTCCGGAAGAGTTTGATGAAAATCTCCCTTCTTTTCCGGTCCTTCGGATAGTCGAGAACGTTTAGAAGATCGGCCCATGTTTTCACAAGTACTTCCTTTTCCTCGGGGGTTGCAGGCTTTAACGACTCATCCGGTGGTTCAGGCCTTTCTTTAGACAGCTCGTAGAGTATCACCGCAACTGCCTGGGCCAGGTTCATAACTGGATAAGCCTCGCTCGTGGGTATCGTCACAGTTATGTCCATGGCGTTAAGCTCTTCGTTGGTCAGCCCCCTGCTCTCACGCCCAAAGAAGATTCCCACTTCCCCGGGATAACCCTTTAGCACCTTCGATAGCTCCCAGGGCATTAAGGGTGCCCTGTACGGAATAAATCTCCGCCCGGGTTTTCCTGTCGTGCCAACAGTGAGATCAAAAAGAGAGACGGCCTCTTCAAAGGATTCCAGTATTATGGCGTTTTCAAGCACGTCCTTGGCATGGACTGCATAGCTGTAGCTTTCCTCTGCTAGGTTTGGATTTACAAGGACTAGCCTGGAAAAACCGAAGTTCTTCATTGTCCTGGCTACCATCCCGATGTTAACCGGCCCCTCCGGTTCCACTAAGACCACAGTAACCCCCATGACGAAAGTATTAAATGAATGGGGGGTTAAATGATTTCTGGTGAGATGATGGAAAAAAGAAAAGAACTGATTCCGCTCATCATTGGAGTGCTCATCATGACTTATCTAGTGGAAAAAATCCCTTCCGATAAAGTTCTGTACGTTCTACCCTACGGACTGCTAACTCTAGCAGGAATAAAGAGACGTGCATTCCCCTATGCCACGGCTGCCCTTTTCAGCGGTTCGTTCATTGAATGGGTTCTAACTAGAGATTACCTCGCTCTGGCCGGAATTGCCGTAGCAATTCTCGCAATGCCTGTAAGAGTCGAGAAGCAACAGGTGAGAATGTGGGAGAGGGTCATAAACACAGCAGTAGCCGGAACGGTTGCGTACGTATCGGTGGTAGGCCAAGACATCGGAATCAAAGTTGCAGGAATATTCGCGGCCATAGCCATGCTCTCTGGGAACAGGGGAATTTCAAGCGGAGGCATTTTGGTTGGTTCCTCCATCTTCATGGCAATCCCCCTGGGAAATTTGAGCGATATGGAGCCTATGTTCTTTATTGGAGCCTCAATTATCCTCCTGGTGTACTCTCTCCACCATCTCAGGAAACTGCTGAGGTGATAACGTGAAGATCTATGTTCTCGGTGCGGGATCAATAGGCTCTCTCTTTGGTGCCCTTCTTACTAAGGCGGGCCACGAGGTGACTTTGATAGGCAGAGAAGAGCACGTGAGGGCGATCAACAAAGAAGGACTGAGAATATCGGGCGTCGAAAGCTTTACCGTTTATCCCGAGGCAACCACCCGGGCACCAGAGGAGCCACCAGAGCTGCTCCTGCTCACCACAAAATCGTACTCCACAAAAACCGCACTGGAATGTGCAAGGTATTGCATAGGGGAAGAGACATGGATCTTAAGCGTTCAAAACGGTCTCGGAAACGAGGATCTTGCCCTGAAGTACACCCCCAACGTGATTGGGGGAATAACAACCAACGGAGCAATGCTCGTTGAATGGGGCCACGTTAAATGGACGGGAAGGGGAATTACAGTAATCGGCAGGTACCCAACTGGAAGCTCATCCTTTATCAAAAAGGTAGCCGGGCTGTTCACAGATGCGGGAATTGAAACCGAAGTCAGCGAGAACATCCTGGGCTGGAAGTGGGCCAAGACCATTGTCAATTCAGTTATAAACGCATTAGGGACCATTTTGGAGGTAAAAAATGGCTATCTGAGAGACAACCCCTACCTGGAAGGCATATCCGTAGAAATAGCCAGAGAGGGCTGTGAAGTTGCAAGACAGCTTGGAATAGAGTTTGAAGTTCACCCCCTCGAGCTGCTCTGGGACACGATAGAGAAAACAAAAGAGAACTACAACTCAATGCTCCAAGACATAAGGAGGGGCAGGAAGACCGAAGTTGACTACATAAACGGCAAGATAGTGGAGTATGCAAAATCAGTTGGCCTCGGCGCACCAAGAAACGAACTCCTGTGGGCACTTATAAAGGCAAAGGAAGAGCAAAGTAGATAAAGAGAAAAACCGAGTATCTCCAGGGGATGAGTATGGCGATATTTGGAGGAAAAGAAAACGACGTCTTCAAGGCCATAGAGAACCACATGACGGCCGTTGAAGAGACCTTAAAGGCTTTCAGGGCTCTGGTTGAGGCTTATATGGCGGGAAACCATTCTCAAGCGGAGGCCTTCGAAAAGGAAGTAAGCGAGCTTGAGACGAAGGCAGATAAGCTCAGAAGAGAAATAGAGATGATGCTCTACGAGGGTGCGTTTCTGCCAGCTAACAGAGGGGACTACGCCAGGCTGAGCGAGCTGATAGACCAAGTAGCCGATGCCGCTGAGAGCGCAGCTCACACCATAATCCTGGCACAGCCGAAGTTTCCTGGGGAGCTTAAGGACACTTTCATCGAGCTCATTGAGTCAAGCGTGGAGACGTACAGCAAACTCAAAGAGGCCGTGAAAGCCCTCAATACCGACGTCGATAAAGCCATGGAACTGGCAAAAGCCGTTGAGGACGCCGAGGAAAAAGCCGACGAAATTGAATACAGGCTGAAAAAAGCTATATTTGAAAGCGACACGATAACAACTTACGCAAAGCTTATCTGGAACCAGATACTAACGAAGATCGGCGATATAGCCGATCGCGCTGAGGATGCCTCGGATCAGGTTTTGTTAATGTCAGTTAAGAGGAGGGGATGAATATGAAGGTGCTTGTTGCCGCGCCACTCCACGAGAAGGCGATAGAGGTTTTGAAGAACGCTGGCTTTGAGGTAGTTTATGAGGAATACCCAGATGAGGAAAGGCTGATTGAGCTAGTGAAAGACGTCGACGCGATAATAGTAAGGAGCAAGCCCAAAGTCACCAGAAGGGTCATCGAGAGCGCGCCAAAGCTTAAAGTAATCGGAAGGGCTGGAGTTGGCCTCGACAACATAGACCTTGAAGCGGCGAAGGAGAGGGGCATTAAGGTCGTCAACAGCCCGGGAGCATCGAGCAGGAGCGTTGCGGAGCTTGTCTTTGGCCTGCTGTTTGCCGTTGCCAGGAAGATAGCCTTCGCCGACAGGAAGATGAGGGAAGGCGTCTGGGCCAAGAAGCAGGCCATGGGCATCGAGCTCGAAGGCAAGACCATCGGTGTTGTCGGCTTCGGCAGGATAGGCTACCAGGTTGCCAAGATAGCCAACGCCTTCGGAATGAATGTCCTCCTCTACGACCCGTATCCGAACGAAGAGAGGGCCAAGGAAGTTGGCGGGAAGTTCGTTGACCTTGAGACGCTCCTGAAGGAGAGCGACGTCGTTACGCTCCACGTGCCCCTTGTGGATGCAACCTACCACCTCATAAACGAGGAGAGGCTTAAGCTGATGAAGCCGACCGCCATACTTATCAACGCAGCAAGGGGAGCGGTAGTAGATACAAACGCCCTCGTCAAGGCCCTGCAGGAGGGCTGGATTGCCGGAGCTGGCCTCGACGTCTTCGAGGAAGAGCCGCTCCCAGCTGACCACCCGCTCACCGAGTTCGACAACGTGGTTTTAACGCCTCACATTGGAGCCTCTACCGTCGAGGCCCAGATGAGGGCTGGCGTTCAGGTTGCCGAGCAGATAGTCGAGATTCTGAAGGGTTGATCATTCTTCTCTCTGCTCTCTATTTCTTCCAACCAGAAAACTACTTAAAAACAAGTGACCAAAAGTCAAAAGGTGAGTTCTATGAAGAAAGTTCTTCCGCTTATTATTGCGGTGATAGTAATAACCTCAGGGTGCATTGGAGCCCAAAATGGATCAACGAGTACAACGGGGACATCGCCGACTACCAGTAAGGTTATGCCAGTCGACTTCAAATCCTACGGAAAAGGTGAAGTACTCGCCAACTGGTTTAAAATCGCCGACACCTCGGAGGTCTACGTTAGCATAGGCTACGAAGATTTAGCTAGACATTACTTCCCAAACGCCAAGATACTCCCGGCTGAGGATTACAAAGGAGGAATAGCCCTCCTCTCCCCGAAGGACGCCAGGACAGTCCTAAGGGGAAAGCCGATTCTGATAACGGTGAACGACTACTTCGGCTACATCGTTTACAAGTCCGGACTCAAGTTCGTCGGGCCGGACAAGGGCGTTATGGCAGCTTTCAACGATAACGGCAAGGCCCACTTTGTCTTCACCGGGACAAGCAAGGCAGGGGCTGGGGCGGCCCTTGAGTACGCGATGAGGCTGAGAGAGGGTGCAAAAGTCAATGTGGACGACATCGTAAGGAGCGGCGACTTCGAGGGAGTTGTCCTGAAGGTCATAGGAGACAACGACTGGGACGGAATCCCGGACGAGGGCGAGAGCTGGTACCTCACCTCTTTCAAGGCCATTGAACCCTTCATCTACTACTGGAGGATTGTGGAAGGGGAGAACGTTACCGTTAGCGGGGGCTTCATAAGGCTCGTAAACGGCTCAACCGTCTACATCCACGCCCTCGGGTTCAACGTAAGCATAAGAGTGAAGAACCCGAAGAACAAAGAGCTTACCTACATTATCGAAAACATCAACCCCCGCTACGTTGAGGTATCCGGAGAGACCAAGTCAGTGGACATGGGTGGAACTGAGGTAAAGGTCGTAAGCTCCTCCGATGAAGTTAGTATAGTCCCGAAGGATGTCGCCGACTACAGGATCATCGCCTTTGGCGACCACAGGCCCGATGGAGGAACGAAGCCGCCTGAGGTGTTCCTGAAGATACGCGATGAGATCAACAAGGACGAGGGAGTTTTCATAATCGACGGAGGCGACCTGGTATACACGGGAAGGGTTGACGAATGGGCAGCCCTGCTCAAGGAGTGGAAGTGGAACAAACCGATCTTCGTCGCTCCAGGCAACCACGAGTACCGCGGCGAGGGAATAAACGTCTTCCACATGCTCTTCGGCCCGGACAACTACGCCTTCTCCTTCGGAAAGTACCGCTACATAATCGTTAACGACGTTGAGGAGAACTACGGCCTGAGCGATGAGACGTTTGCATGGATAGAGGAGCAAATGAAAGCAGCCGTTTCAAATGGGCAGAGGCCGGTCTTAGTTCTCCACGCTCCGCCGATTGACCCACGGCCCAATGGAGACCATGCCATGAACCCAAGTGACGGGGAGAAACTCCTCCAGCTTATGAAGAAGTACAATGCCTTTGGAATCTTCAGCCACATCCACATCTACTGGTACGGAGAGGAGGACGGCGTCCAGATGCTCATAACGGGCGGCGGGGGAGCACCGCTCTACGCACCGCCAGACCGGGGTGGCTTCTATCACTATGTCAGAATGTACATGGCAGACAATGGAACCATAACGGTTGAGCCCGTTAAGGTTGAACCATGATACTATCTCTTATTTCTTTTGTTTGAGGCAACCAAAACTTTTTAAAGCCAGGTAGATTTCAATATTACCGGAAGTGGGCCGGTAGCTCAGCCTGGTATGAGCGCCGCCCTCGCAAGGCGGAGGCCGCGGGTTCAAATCCCGCCCGGTCCACCATCCGATTTCTACGGTTTTAAATCGATAGTTGCCTCGTTCTAACTCTCACATCGTTCAGAGCCCACCACAAAATTTATAAGCCCGCCCCCGTGATGGCTATACGGGCTTGGGGCCGTGGGGTAGCTTGGTCTATCCTTCCGGCTTCGGGAGCCGGAGACC contains:
- a CDS encoding RNA methyltransferase, producing the protein MGVTVVLVEPEGPVNIGMVARTMKNFGFSRLVLVNPNLAEESYSYAVHAKDVLENAIILESFEEAVSLFDLTVGTTGKPGRRFIPYRAPLMPWELSKVLKGYPGEVGIFFGRESRGLTNEELNAMDITVTIPTSEAYPVMNLAQAVAVILYELSKERPEPPDESLKPATPEEKEVLVKTWADLLNVLDYPKDRKRREIFIKLFRKSLGKAFLYGREVHTLIGPLRRAVKKLEECEC
- a CDS encoding 2-dehydropantoate 2-reductase — its product is MKIYVLGAGSIGSLFGALLTKAGHEVTLIGREEHVRAINKEGLRISGVESFTVYPEATTRAPEEPPELLLLTTKSYSTKTALECARYCIGEETWILSVQNGLGNEDLALKYTPNVIGGITTNGAMLVEWGHVKWTGRGITVIGRYPTGSSSFIKKVAGLFTDAGIETEVSENILGWKWAKTIVNSVINALGTILEVKNGYLRDNPYLEGISVEIAREGCEVARQLGIEFEVHPLELLWDTIEKTKENYNSMLQDIRRGRKTEVDYINGKIVEYAKSVGLGAPRNELLWALIKAKEEQSR
- a CDS encoding TIGR00153 family protein; translation: MAIFGGKENDVFKAIENHMTAVEETLKAFRALVEAYMAGNHSQAEAFEKEVSELETKADKLRREIEMMLYEGAFLPANRGDYARLSELIDQVADAAESAAHTIILAQPKFPGELKDTFIELIESSVETYSKLKEAVKALNTDVDKAMELAKAVEDAEEKADEIEYRLKKAIFESDTITTYAKLIWNQILTKIGDIADRAEDASDQVLLMSVKRRG
- a CDS encoding hydroxyacid dehydrogenase; protein product: MKVLVAAPLHEKAIEVLKNAGFEVVYEEYPDEERLIELVKDVDAIIVRSKPKVTRRVIESAPKLKVIGRAGVGLDNIDLEAAKERGIKVVNSPGASSRSVAELVFGLLFAVARKIAFADRKMREGVWAKKQAMGIELEGKTIGVVGFGRIGYQVAKIANAFGMNVLLYDPYPNEERAKEVGGKFVDLETLLKESDVVTLHVPLVDATYHLINEERLKLMKPTAILINAARGAVVDTNALVKALQEGWIAGAGLDVFEEEPLPADHPLTEFDNVVLTPHIGASTVEAQMRAGVQVAEQIVEILKG
- a CDS encoding metallophosphoesterase family protein, with product MKKVLPLIIAVIVITSGCIGAQNGSTSTTGTSPTTSKVMPVDFKSYGKGEVLANWFKIADTSEVYVSIGYEDLARHYFPNAKILPAEDYKGGIALLSPKDARTVLRGKPILITVNDYFGYIVYKSGLKFVGPDKGVMAAFNDNGKAHFVFTGTSKAGAGAALEYAMRLREGAKVNVDDIVRSGDFEGVVLKVIGDNDWDGIPDEGESWYLTSFKAIEPFIYYWRIVEGENVTVSGGFIRLVNGSTVYIHALGFNVSIRVKNPKNKELTYIIENINPRYVEVSGETKSVDMGGTEVKVVSSSDEVSIVPKDVADYRIIAFGDHRPDGGTKPPEVFLKIRDEINKDEGVFIIDGGDLVYTGRVDEWAALLKEWKWNKPIFVAPGNHEYRGEGINVFHMLFGPDNYAFSFGKYRYIIVNDVEENYGLSDETFAWIEEQMKAAVSNGQRPVLVLHAPPIDPRPNGDHAMNPSDGEKLLQLMKKYNAFGIFSHIHIYWYGEEDGVQMLITGGGGAPLYAPPDRGGFYHYVRMYMADNGTITVEPVKVEP